The following DNA comes from Candidatus Rokuibacteriota bacterium.
ACCCAGACGGGCGGATGCGGCCGCTGCACGGGATGCGGCAACAGCGTCACGTCCTCGAGGTCGAAGAAGTCTCCGTGGTGGGTCACGTGCTCCTCGGTCCACAGGCGCTTCATCACGGCCAGCATCTCGTTCGTCCGACGCCCCCGGGTCTCCACCGGAATGCCGACGGCCTCGAATTCCACCCGCGTCTCGCGCTGCCCGCTGATGCCGATGCCGAAGTCGAACCGTCCGTTCGAGACCAGGTCGACCGTGGCGACCAGCTTGGCCAGGAGGACCGGGTGGTACAGGGGCGCGATGACGATCCCGGTCATGACGCGCAGCCTGCGGGTCGAGCCCGCGGCGGCGGCCGCCATGGGCAGGGCGAGATGGGTCGGACGGGGCGGGTTGCCGTCCATGACGTGCTCGCCCATGGTGACGCGCTCGAACCCGAGCGCTTCGACCCGTTGCGCGAACTCGGACAGGTGACGGGCATCGCCGGCCGCCGCGACACCGAAGGTCAGCTGCGGTTTAGACATGTGAACCTCTCTCCGCTCGCCGACACGCGGCCCTCGTTCTCGAGCTTCGCCAGGTGACTCAGGATCTGATTGCGGGCCAGGTGGCCAAGCCGCGCGTCGAGGCGCGGGTAGATGGTGCCGAAGAGATCGTCCACGGATTTCGGCCCCTGTCTCAGCAGCTCCACGATTTGCGCTTCCCGCTCCCGCCGGTGCCGAACGAGCCCCTGGAGCTTGGCCCGAGGATCCGTGACCACCGGCCCCTGGCCGGGGTAGATGACGGCGGGGTCGTACCGCATGAACTTCTCCATCGTCCGGAGGAACAACGCGATCTCGCCTTCGCCGGGGTTGATCACGGACGTGCCCGTGCCCATGACGTTGTCGCCGGCGAACAGCGCGTTCCGTTCGCGGACGAAGACGGCCAGGCTTCCGTACGTGTGTCCCGGGGCATGGACGAACTCGACCGTCACGTCGCCCAGGCTGAGCGTCTCGCCGTCCTCCACGACTCTGTCCACCCTGGCGCCCGCCATGCGCTCCTCGATGGCGGCTCTCTCCACCGCAGTGGCGATGATCGGCGCGCCGGTGACCCGCTGCATGGCGGGCGCGTTGCCCCAGTGGGGCGGATGCCTGTGCGTGACGACGATGCCCTCGAGCGGCGGACGGCCTACCCCGCGCCAGTAGTCGAGCCTCGCCTGTGCCTCGCCCTCCCTGTCCCAGCCCGTGTCCACCCAGATGGCCCCTCCGCTGCCGACGACCAGATAGGTGTTGGTGACGCCGACGGCGGGGGCACGTTCGGTGATGACGTTGTGGATGCCGGGTGCGATCTCCATGGAGGCGGTGTCACGCGGGCGTCGAGCGGCGAGCGTCCCCGTTACCCCCGCCGTAGCTTCGGGTCGAGCGCGTCCCGCAGGGAATCGCCGAAGAGGTTGAAGCCGAACACGCTCAGGCTGATCGCGATGCCCGGGAACACGGCCATCCACGGGGCCTTCTCCGCGTACAACGGCGCGGAGCCCGAGAGCATCAGGCCCCACGACGGTGTCGGGTCGGCCGTGCCCAGGCCCAGGTAGGAGAGCGCCGCCTCGGCGAGGATGGCGCTCCCGAGCTGCGCGGTCAGCATGATGAGGTAGGGCGTCATGATATTG
Coding sequences within:
- a CDS encoding MBL fold metallo-hydrolase: MEIAPGIHNVITERAPAVGVTNTYLVVGSGGAIWVDTGWDREGEAQARLDYWRGVGRPPLEGIVVTHRHPPHWGNAPAMQRVTGAPIIATAVERAAIEERMAGARVDRVVEDGETLSLGDVTVEFVHAPGHTYGSLAVFVRERNALFAGDNVMGTGTSVINPGEGEIALFLRTMEKFMRYDPAVIYPGQGPVVTDPRAKLQGLVRHRREREAQIVELLRQGPKSVDDLFGTIYPRLDARLGHLARNQILSHLAKLENEGRVSASGERFTCLNRS
- a CDS encoding LLM class flavin-dependent oxidoreductase, with product MSKPQLTFGVAAAGDARHLSEFAQRVEALGFERVTMGEHVMDGNPPRPTHLALPMAAAAAGSTRRLRVMTGIVIAPLYHPVLLAKLVATVDLVSNGRFDFGIGISGQRETRVEFEAVGIPVETRGRRTNEMLAVMKRLWTEEHVTHHGDFFDLEDVTLLPHPVQRPHPPVWVAGRSDAAMRRAALLGDGWYPYLFSVGRLRSSNEAVRRYAAEAGRDMSGFHWGVMQPTAIAADRQEALAQAVINVGQRYVTPGRSAEDIAQSLCLTGTPEECIAGIEARIEAGVRDFVLGFLASDDADRLRQMELFAKRVLPSFRT